GAGTCGAACGTGTTGTTCACTCGGACGCGCGACTCGTCGGATTCGACGACGATGCCGCCGAGGCAGTCGATCGGCTCGCCGACCTCGAAACCGTCGTAGTCCGCGACGATCGACTCCAGGAGCTCCGCGTCGCCTTCGGCGCCGCGAACGCGGACCGACTCCGCGTCGAACTCCTCGGCTGCGGCGTCCAAAAGCGATCGTGTCAGCTCCTCGCGCTCGTCGCCCTCGAGACTCTCGATCTGTGCTTCGACATCGTCGTGGACCTCCTCGAGGATTTCCCGACGCGCTTCGAGGCGAGCCTGCTTCGCCTCGAGCTTCGCGCCCGAAAGCTCCTGTTCGCGCTCTTGTTCGATCGCCCGCTCGACCTCGCGTTCGGCGTCGGAGACGATCTCCTCCGCGTCGCGCTCGGCCTCTGAGACGATCTCGTCGGCGCGCTCTTCCCCCGCCTCGCGTGTCTCGTCAGCGCGCGCGCGGGCTTCATCTCGGATGTCCTCTACGACCGTATCAAGGCTCATTGTTTGGAAAAGTTGGGTGTGGTTTAGACCACGAAGACGACGACCAGCGCCAGAATGACCAGTGTTTCCGGCAGGACCGTCAGGATGAGCCCTCGACCGAAAAGGTCCTCGTTCTCGGCCATCGCGCCGACCGCGGCGGCACCGATGCCGCGCTCCGCGTAGCCCGCACCGAACGCGGCGAGACCGACCGCAAGCGCGGCCGCTGCCGAGGGTTCCGTGAACGCTCCTTGGAGTGGTGCAACACTGCTTAGGGCAGTAGCAAGTTCAAACATGGTTTGTGTTCAGTTGGTATGGATTGACTGCTATCCGAACAGTCCGATATGTTCGCAGAGACTTCATAAAACTTCCCAAACGCCGATGAGAGCCGCCGTCACTATGCGTTGGTGATTCGCACAGCTCTCGGGACGGACACAAAAAAGAAGTACTGACGTGGGTTCAGTCTTCGGTCGTGTATCTCCGCTCGTAGCCGAACGGACTGTAGGGCTTGCCGCCGCCCTCGTAGAACTTGTTGAAGAACTCGACGTACTCGAGACGGATTCCCTGTAGACCCGCGCTCGTGATGCCGAGCAGGAGCACGAGGACGTGCCCGACGACGAAGATGAGCGCCCCGGCGAGGATCGCGACGACGAACATCGCGCCCTCGGCACCGTTGAGCAGGCCGCTGAACATGATGTCACCGTGGACCTGATCGAGGCTGTCGTAGTTGTTGTAGATGAAGTGGACGCCGCCTTCGGAGTCCTGGTAGGCACCGAGGACGAGCAGGTTGACCACGAACGCCATCCCGGCCTTCGCGAGCAGAACTGCGGCAATCCGGGTGTACGAGAGTACGTTCACGAAGACGTTCAGGCTCTCGAGGAGTCCGATCCCGCCCTCCCCGTAGACCAAGAGCGCGAGGCCGATCAGGCCGATGACGCCCGCGGCGATGCCGACCGTCTCGGAGAAGCCGGCGAACCCGAGCTCGTAGGCGACCTCCTGGGCACCGACCGTGTTTCCGGCGACGGTCGCGCCCTCGGCGTTGAACGTGGTGAAGAGCAGGTTCGGCTTGACCGACTGCAGGTGCGTGCTGAACACCCAGATCCACGCGCCCAACATGAGCATGAGCCACGAGACGTTCTCGGTGACGGCGTCGGCGATGCCGTGGCTGAGGTCGTCGAGGAAGCCGAAGACGTATCCGATCGACAGATGCAGCAGCCCAATCACCAGACTGATGACGAGCCACGCCCACGCGAACGCGATGCTCGCGGGTTCGAGCCCCTTGTCCATCGGTGCGCCCGGATGGCCGGTGATGGCCTCTCCGAGCCCGCCCTCGTAGCCCCAGACGACGTAGCCGAGTTCGTGCAGGCCGAAGAACTCGCCGTACAACACGCCGAAGATCGTCGTACAGATCCCGGCCCAGATAGCGACGCCACCGAGACTTCTGAATCCGGCGCTGTCGAACTTCGCCATCAGGAACCACCCCATCAGCATGTAGAGGATGCCGTATCCGACGTCGCCGATCATGAACCCGAAGAAGATCGGGAACGTGAGGAACAACACGAGCGTCGGATCGAGTTCGCTGTACTTCGGTCGGTTGATGACGCCGACCAGCATCTCGAACGGTTTGGCACCCGGACGGTTGTCCTGGATGACCGGCGGCGATCCGCCGCTCATCTCGTGTCCGCCGTCGGCGACCGCCTCGCCCTCGTGGCCCTCGTCGAGCTCCTCGCGGTCGTGCGCGTGGCCGTCCTCGTAGGACGCCCGTTCGAGTTCGTCGACCTCGACGTGATCGCCGACGCGGGTATCGAGCGTCTCGACGAGGTCGGTGACCTGTTCGCTGGGGATCCACCCCTCCGCGACGAAGGCGTTCTCCGTCATCGCGAACGTCAGCGGCGCTTCCCGTTTTTGCACTTCGATCGAGAGCTTCTCCTCGGCGGCGAGCAGGAAGCCCGCGACCTCGTGTTTCAGCTCCGCCAACCGGCTCTCGACCGTCTCGAGTTCGGATTCGAGGCCCTGTCTCGTGTGGGTCAGTTCCTCGACATAAGCCTCGGGGCTCGTGGCCCCGTCACCGTCCCCGAGGTCCGGGATCCCGTACTCGGTGAACGGCGTGCCGACGAGCGCGTCCTCGATGTCGACATCGGGGTACACGAACAGCGCGACGTAGTTGTCGTCCGTGTATAGCTCGTAGCTATCGACTTCCTCGGACGCCGCGAGCGACGACTCGATTTCGTCAGCGTCGCCCTCACCGACCGCGACGGTCAGCGAATCGTATCCCGACAACAGATCCAGGTCAATCCCGAGCGCGGCAAACGGCCGTGTCGAGTCGATCTGCTCCTCGATCTCGCGTATCTGGGCTTCCAGCTCCGAGCGTCGATCGTCGAGTTCGTTGACGCGCGTGCGAGTCTCTTCGAGCTCCGATTCGAGCTCGTCGTCGTCGATGATCCGGGTTCGTCCGGCGTCCTCCTCGTCGATACCAAGGGTGCTTTCGAGCGCGCGCACCGTGACGAGCTTCCCGGCGGCGTCCTCGGCCCCCTCGATCGGGTCGCCCGGCGAGAACCCCTCCCAGCTGCCGTCGTAGTCGGTGACGTGAACCAGGTTCAACTCGTGGACGGCCTCGATGGTCTCGTCCATCACGCGCTTGGATCCCGTTACCGAGACCCGGCTCATCCGTTTAGGTCTGAGACTGGACATCCACCGCCTCCTTGAACAGATCGACCGTGTATTCGACTACCTCCGTTCGGTTCTCCGCGGCGCGCGATTCGAGCGCCTCGCGTTCGGCGTCACCCTCGGCAAGGATCTCCTCCCGCTCGGCTTCGATCTCCTCGCGGGCGTCCTCGAGGCGCTCTTCTTTGAGCGATTGTGCCTCCTCCTGGGCGTTCTCCCGGATGCTATCGGCCTCTGATCGCGCCTCGGCGATGCGCTCCTCGCGCTCGGCCTCTGCCTCGGCGACGATGTCGTCGGCCTCCTCCTCGGCCTCTTTGATTCGGTCAAGAACCTCTGGCCTGGCCATAGTTATATCATCAGACGCTTCGGAAAGCGGCTATTTGGTAGTTGCGAAACGGATTTGGGAGTTTCGCCGATCGGTTCGGCGTTGCAGCCGCTCGAATCGTCCGAAAAAATCGGCCGTTGGCGACTACTCGATGTAGCCGAGGGCGTCCTCGATGCGGCCCAACTCCGGTCCGGTCGTCTCCGAGCCCGCGACGTATCCGTTGCTGTTCGCGATCAGCCCGGAGCCGACGAGCGGGCCGCCGTAGTTGATCGTCCCGATGTCGGCGTAGACGCCGAACAGTTCCTCCAGAAAGTCGAGCGTCTCGTCGGTCGTCTTGGGGTGACACAGAACGCCCTTGTTCGTGACCGCCGCCGCGGTCCCGACGGTTCGAACGTCCGCGATCATCCCGCGCTCCACCGGCACGTTGAGCGTGTCGCGCACCGCCTGAACGGCTTTTCGGGAGAGATCGGGATGAACGAAGGCTCCGTGATCGTTCGCCAACACGACGTTCCCGGCGGCGTTGATCCGTCCCGGCAGTTCGCCGACCGTGAGGTCCGTCCCCCTCTCGATCCGCTCGCGCTCGCGGTCCGTGATCCGCTCGCTGACGAGCAGCCCGTTCTCGTTGCCGACGGCGAGCGAGCCGACCGTGCCGGAGCCGGCGACCGTCGTCGGCACTGCCGGCACCTCGAGTTCGGCCTCGAAATCCGAGCGCAGCGACTCCTCGATATCCGGGCGAACGAGCAGACAATCGTCGGTTGCACGCCCGAAGACGCCGACGTATGCGGATCCGGAGAGCGCCGCGCGGAGCACGTTATGCGGTCTCTGCTTCGACGACGGCCTCGCCTTCCTCCTCGAAGCGGGCCGCTCGAACGCGGAGTTTCCGCGGGGGTTTCGCCCGCCCGCGCTCCCAGACCGCTTCGTTGATCGAGGGGTCAAGTCGGACGGAGTCCTCGTCGACTTTGAAGTGCTGAGCGAGGTGCGACCGGACGAGGCCCATCGCCTGGTCCGCGCGGTCGGTGTTCGAGCCGGCGAGGACGTCTCGGAGCGGGACGGTCATGACGCGCTCGTCGAATTCGGCGCTCATTCGTCAGTGTCACTCCGACGCCAGTTCCGGCGCTTGTGGTTCCGCATCGTGTCGCGGTCCGTCTTCATGATGACCCACGCGGGAACGCGGCTGTTCTGACGCTCCAGCTTCGCGAGCCGCTTCTTCTTGGCCTTCGATTTTTTACCCATAGTGGAGCATAGTTCCGTCGGAGCGTTTAAATTCTTGTTCCTTTGGGTGCGAGACTCCGAGTGTAATCGAGGAGTCTCGGAAAGGCGAGCGGAGAGCGAATGCGACCCGCGAGATGCGAGACTCCGAGTGTAATCGAGGAGTCTCGGAAAGACGAGCGGAGAGCGAATGCGACCCGCGAGATGCGAGACTCCGAGTGTAATCGAGGAGTCTCGGAAAGACGAGCGGAGAGCGAATCCACACCTACCGAAAGACAGCTCCCGAAATCGTGAGTGGATTATATTGCATTTTATAGCCAATACTGGGGTTGGGTGAGCTAATTCTCGTCCCGAACGAGGCGCCTCGGTCAGTTCTCGGCCGCCGCCGCCGGCGGTTCGTCGATCTCCTTCTGATACTTTTTGCGGAACTCGCCGATGAGTTGTCCCATCTTGGCGTACCAGTCGTTGAGCATCCGTTGCATGTCGTCGGCGATCTCGTCGGGGTCTGTCGGCCGGAACACGTGGTAGTAGCCGCCCTGATCGTAGTTGACCTGCTCTTTTTGCACGAATCCGCTCTGGAGTAACCGCTGGATCGAACGGTAGGCCGTCGATCGTTCTCGGTCGACGGCTTCGGCGATCTCGTCGACGGTGAGCGGTCCCGACGCCTCCGTCAGTACCTTGAATATCTCCTTGTCGAGCCCCTTCAGTCCGTGAATACATTCGAGCAGGCCCTCACACTGCATGTCCTGCTTGAGGTATTCGCTCATTGCGTCCGCCATTATGTCCAATGTAGGAATTCGGCGTTGATAAGTCTTTGCACATTTGGCACAATATTGCCCAGCCGTCCGGGTGTAACCGGCGATTCGGGACCGCTCGGTGCGTCCCACGGGACGGGACGAAACCGATGCTTCATACGTGTCGAGCCGAAGGCTATCGTAGGCGATCCGGAACCCATGACCGAAACGAGATCCCAAGTGCGCACGCACGTCGAGTCGAATCCGGGCGTCCACTTCAACGCCGTGAGCCGCGACCTCGACATCGCGACCGGACAGACGCAGTATCACCTTCGCCGGCTTCTCAAGGGCGGCTCCCTGCGGAGCTTGGAGGTGTGCGGCCGGACACACTACTTCCCGAACGGCTACTCGCGAACCGAGCAGGCGGCGATCGCGCTGTTACGTCGGGAGACGACGCGCGAGCTCGTCATGCTGTTGCTCGATCGCGAAACGGATCAGCCGGCGGAACTCGCCGACGCGGCCGACATCGCGCGCAGCACCGTCGAGTGGCACCTCTCGAACCTCATCGAGTACGATCTCGCCGAGAAGGTGTACGACGGTCGGACCGTTTCGGTTCGGTTGACGCGACCGGACCTGCTCAGAGAGACGCTCGTCGAGATCGACCCGAGCCTCCCGGACCGGCTCGTGGATCGCTTCTCGCGACTCGTCGACTCGCTGCTCGAGCAGTGACGGCCGACCTTGTTTCAGCATTGCACCAATTAGACTATTTCTCTCTCGACCCTACACCAAACATGGAACACCAGCGCATCACCGAGCACGGACCGACGCGACGAACGGTCTTGGCGACGATCGCGGTCGGTAGTGCGGGCGCACTCGCCGGCTGTCTCGGCGGCGGACGCGACGGCCCGGCCGCGATCTCCCTCGACGGCAGCGAGCAGTGTGACAACTGCGGGATGCGGATCGGGATGCACCCCGGTCCGGTCGGCGAAGCCTTCTACGGCGACGACGCGCCCCCGTCGCTCCCCGACGGCCGCGAAGACGGTATCGCGTGGTTCTGCAGCTCGACCTGCACGTACAACTATCTCCTCGAAAACGAGGAGCGGGGCCACGAGTCACAGACCGCCTACG
The window above is part of the Natronomonas salsuginis genome. Proteins encoded here:
- a CDS encoding V-type ATP synthase subunit E, translating into MSLDTVVEDIRDEARARADETREAGEERADEIVSEAERDAEEIVSDAEREVERAIEQEREQELSGAKLEAKQARLEARREILEEVHDDVEAQIESLEGDEREELTRSLLDAAAEEFDAESVRVRGAEGDAELLESIVADYDGFEVGEPIDCLGGIVVESDESRVRVNNTFDSVLEDVWEENLREISARLFEE
- a CDS encoding V-type ATP synthase subunit I → MDETIEAVHELNLVHVTDYDGSWEGFSPGDPIEGAEDAAGKLVTVRALESTLGIDEEDAGRTRIIDDDELESELEETRTRVNELDDRRSELEAQIREIEEQIDSTRPFAALGIDLDLLSGYDSLTVAVGEGDADEIESSLAASEEVDSYELYTDDNYVALFVYPDVDIEDALVGTPFTEYGIPDLGDGDGATSPEAYVEELTHTRQGLESELETVESRLAELKHEVAGFLLAAEEKLSIEVQKREAPLTFAMTENAFVAEGWIPSEQVTDLVETLDTRVGDHVEVDELERASYEDGHAHDREELDEGHEGEAVADGGHEMSGGSPPVIQDNRPGAKPFEMLVGVINRPKYSELDPTLVLFLTFPIFFGFMIGDVGYGILYMLMGWFLMAKFDSAGFRSLGGVAIWAGICTTIFGVLYGEFFGLHELGYVVWGYEGGLGEAITGHPGAPMDKGLEPASIAFAWAWLVISLVIGLLHLSIGYVFGFLDDLSHGIADAVTENVSWLMLMLGAWIWVFSTHLQSVKPNLLFTTFNAEGATVAGNTVGAQEVAYELGFAGFSETVGIAAGVIGLIGLALLVYGEGGIGLLESLNVFVNVLSYTRIAAVLLAKAGMAFVVNLLVLGAYQDSEGGVHFIYNNYDSLDQVHGDIMFSGLLNGAEGAMFVVAILAGALIFVVGHVLVLLLGITSAGLQGIRLEYVEFFNKFYEGGGKPYSPFGYERRYTTED
- the ahaH gene encoding ATP synthase archaeal subunit H, with the translated sequence MARPEVLDRIKEAEEEADDIVAEAEAEREERIAEARSEADSIRENAQEEAQSLKEERLEDAREEIEAEREEILAEGDAEREALESRAAENRTEVVEYTVDLFKEAVDVQSQT
- a CDS encoding translation initiation factor IF-6, whose translation is MLRAALSGSAYVGVFGRATDDCLLVRPDIEESLRSDFEAELEVPAVPTTVAGSGTVGSLAVGNENGLLVSERITDRERERIERGTDLTVGELPGRINAAGNVVLANDHGAFVHPDLSRKAVQAVRDTLNVPVERGMIADVRTVGTAAAVTNKGVLCHPKTTDETLDFLEELFGVYADIGTINYGGPLVGSGLIANSNGYVAGSETTGPELGRIEDALGYIE
- a CDS encoding 50S ribosomal protein L31e, with protein sequence MSAEFDERVMTVPLRDVLAGSNTDRADQAMGLVRSHLAQHFKVDEDSVRLDPSINEAVWERGRAKPPRKLRVRAARFEEEGEAVVEAETA
- a CDS encoding 50S ribosomal protein L39e; this encodes MGKKSKAKKKRLAKLERQNSRVPAWVIMKTDRDTMRNHKRRNWRRSDTDE
- a CDS encoding helix-turn-helix domain-containing protein, whose translation is MADAMSEYLKQDMQCEGLLECIHGLKGLDKEIFKVLTEASGPLTVDEIAEAVDRERSTAYRSIQRLLQSGFVQKEQVNYDQGGYYHVFRPTDPDEIADDMQRMLNDWYAKMGQLIGEFRKKYQKEIDEPPAAAAEN
- a CDS encoding winged helix-turn-helix transcriptional regulator, whose product is MTETRSQVRTHVESNPGVHFNAVSRDLDIATGQTQYHLRRLLKGGSLRSLEVCGRTHYFPNGYSRTEQAAIALLRRETTRELVMLLLDRETDQPAELADAADIARSTVEWHLSNLIEYDLAEKVYDGRTVSVRLTRPDLLRETLVEIDPSLPDRLVDRFSRLVDSLLEQ
- a CDS encoding nitrous oxide reductase accessory protein NosL → MEHQRITEHGPTRRTVLATIAVGSAGALAGCLGGGRDGPAAISLDGSEQCDNCGMRIGMHPGPVGEAFYGDDAPPSLPDGREDGIAWFCSSTCTYNYLLENEERGHESQTAYATDYSSVEYELRDDGGTTVISAHLDAAAFANLHDLTFVANSDVEGAMGKSLIGFTSEGDAEAFAAEHGGELLTHDDVTREVLSGLGM